Below is a genomic region from Halodesulfovibrio sp..
TTTACAACGGGCTCAGGACAGGTGTCGTCTGCATCGAAAATTGTACAGCCTATGCTGACTGCATGGTGGATTGAGCCAGAAGGTGTTCTTTGTTCAACATCGTTAGCATTCTTGCCTTTTAAGAAGGACAAGTTGTCTAGAGTACTTGTGTGTACAATGAAGAAGCGTACTCTAGCAATTGATTATACAAGGCTTTTGTAGAAAATGAGCTTAGGCGGGCGGTTTTGAAAAGAATAGACTGATAAGACATAAGACAGCCTTACTTTGCTAACGCATCGTGTGTTTTTCTTTCATCGCTTGCATGGAGCATTCTGCAATAAAGCGCTCTGTTCTGTTTCCCCCATGTTTTTGAGCAGTGTACAATGCAGAATTTGTTTGATGCAAAAGTTTTTTCATGGAGTCAGCTGCCGTATTCATTACAGTATACCCAATGCTGACGGTGTACGGTATGCTTAGACTGTCAAGTTTGTATGGCTGTTGAGCAATACTTGCCCGTATTTTTTCTGCCAACATCAAAGCTTGTTCTGCGGAATAGCTTGGAGAGAGAATGAGAAAACGCTTGCCACCAACTCTGAACACTAAGTCTTCAGCACGCAGCACGGAAGATATCTTTGCCGCAGCGTCCTGCAAAATCTGATCTCCCGCAATATGACCGAACGTGGTGTTAATCTCTTTAAAACAATCAATATCCAGTGCCAGCATTGCTAAGTTGTTTTTTTCGGTTGGGCTGGAAGCGTCTTGTGCCAATGTCATGGCGCGTAATGCTTTTCTATTGAATAATCCGGTTAATGGATCGTTATATTCTACAGCAGATTGCTTTTTATACGTATCTTCAATTGTTAGCATGATAAATGTAACGGTTGCGAAAAATAAGTAAACAATTGCCCAAGCCGTATATGGTGCTATCCACGTATCTGGGTGTCCGTCAGTGAGCGGCGATATCGAAATTAACTTGCACAGGTGGCTAAGGTGGACAATTGCATAAAAGGCATTGGCAAGTCCAAATATCCACGTAAAATTGTATTGTCGTGTATTTGTGAGAAGGTTGTGCGCAATAAAAATAGTATATGGCAGGGCACATAGGCTTACAGCACCGGCTCTTCCGGTAACACTGGGTGTAATGGCTGTGAACCAATAAAGTAATGCAGTTGCGGTTGCTATGTTAACCGCACCAAATAGATAAATTCGCCATGTTATTGATAGATTGAGGAATTTTCGGATTCCAATCCAAAGCAATAAAAAGCCGAGTAGCATAATATTGTTTGCGGCTGTGAAAGAGATACAGAATGGAAGGTAGCCGCGCAGAGTGATGAGTAACTGACCGATACTGAACGAGCACATCGCTGATGCCCAGTATAGTACTCCATTGGTAGAGAATTTACTGGAATGAAGCCATAGTAATATACATGTGGATAAAATTGCTGCGATAGTAAACGTTGCGTATAATTCTCGTAATGCAAACATAAGTCTCTAAAAAGAGGTTAATATATAAATTGCATGCGGCAGTGGTGTGCATAGATAAAATACTGTGTGTTATGCAATATGAATATGTAGTAAATAGTGCCGCTGCAAATGATTGTGTATTTGATAAGAGCTAAAAGAAGAATAGTCGAGTATTTTTTTCAAAAATGGAAAACGTTGTTTTACGTTCCAACATATTGATTTTAGATAACAATAGAATGCCGTTACTGCTAGTAGGAATTAGAAGTGGAATAACATTCCATGTTTTCCACTAGTTAATAAATATGAGAAAAATGTAAAAAAAGCACTAATACAATAAAAAAGGGTGGAGCTTTGGCTCCACCCTTTATGTGTTCTATTGGAATTAAATTTTTGCTGCGGTGCGAAGAGCTTCAACCGCGTCTGTTGCTTCCCAGCGGAATTCAGGAAGCTCGCGACCAAAGTGACCGTAGCAAGCAGATTTTTTGTAAATAGGACGTTTGAGATCAAGAGTTTTGCTGATGCCGTAAGGGCGCAGATCAAAAACATCTTTAACAGCTTTAGTAAGAACTTCATCAGGAATTTCGGATGTGCCGAAGGAAGTTGCCAGTACGGATACAGGTTCTGCCACGCCGATAACGTATGCAATCTGTACTTCACATGTTGGTGCAAGACCAGCTGCAACAACGTTTTTAGCAATGTAGCGACCCATGTATGCAGCAGAGCGGTCTACTTTGGAAGGGTCTTTACCGGAGAATGCGCCGCCGCCGTGGTGACCCATGCCGCCGTATGTATCCTGAATGATTTTACGACCAGTAAGACCGCAGTCACCCATAGGACCGCCGATTACAAAGCGACCAGTGGTGTTGATGAAGATGCGGGTAGCGCTGTCAATAAGCTCTTCAGGAAGAGTCTTTTTGATAACTTCTTCTCGGATGCCTTCAACGATGTCGTCCTGAGACACGCCGTCTTTGTGCTGGGAAGAAATAACAACGGTGTCGATGCGGGTTGGTTTGCCATCGATGTACTCAAAAGAAACTTCTGTTTTACCGTCAGGGCGGAGGAAGTCGAGGTCGTTGTTTTTACGGGCAGCAGTGAGGCGCTCAGAAAGTTTGTGTGACCAGTAGATAGGAGCTGGCATGAGAGTCGGAGTTTCATCACATGCGTAACCGAACATCATACCCTGGTCGCCAGCACCCTGTTCTTCAGGAGATGTCTGGTCAACACCCTGTGCGATGTCTGGTGACTGTTTATCAATAGAGGAGATAACTGCACAAGTATCAGCGTCAAAGCCCATTTCAGAGTTGGTGTAGCCGATTTCGCGGATGGTATCACGAACTACAGTCGGGAAGTCTGCATAACCAGTAGTGCTGATTTCACCGGCAATTACAGCCATACCTGTAGTAACGAGAGTTTCACAAGCAACACGACACTCAGGGTCCTGAGCCATAATAGTATCAAGAATCGCATCAGAAATTGCATCTGCAACTTTATCCGGGTGACCTTCAGTAACAGACTCAGAGGTAAAATGGTATTTACCTTTGTTGTTGATCATCATTATGGAAGCTCCTCTAATTAGATGATGTATCAGTGGTTAAATTCGTTTTGTGTTTCAGCTCAGGAGACTCAGGGTTAAGGATGCCGCCTGAAATGAGAATTTTAAAAGCATCTTCGACGGTAAGATCAAGTTTGATAGTGTCCTCTTGCGGAACCATCAAGTAAAAACCGGATGTAGGGTTAGGTGTAGTCGGAACAAAAACGTTCAGCACCTTTTCCTTGGTTTTTCGTTGAATCTCGCCAACAGCAATGCCTGTAACAAACGCCAGAGCGTAAAGCCTAGGGCGTGGGTATTCAATAAGAACAACTTGTTTAAATTCTTTTGCTGGACTTTTAAAAACGCTGATAAAAAGTTGATTCGTGGCAGCGTAAAACCGGTTTACCCCCGGGAGCTTAAGAATCACTTTTTCAATTGAACGCGCTAGTCTTTTACCTACATAGTTGCGTACGAATATGCCGGTACAAAGCAACACAATAAAAACAAGCAGGACACCGGTTCCAGTTTCTGGAATTCCTAATTTTTCAGGAATCCTCATAAAATCCGGTACCCATTTCCAAGCGTTATCCGCCCACTTCAGGAGGACACGCAGGATGAAGACAGTGACAACAATCGGCGCGAGGAAAAGAAAACCGGCAATAAGGTTAACGCGTAAAAAATGCTTTAAGCGCTGCCAACGAGTCCATCTTTTCGGCGTTGCAGTCATGGTAAGCTCCGTTTACAGGTAGAACGGCCAGTTGTCTAATAATCTTCCTTTTCCAACATACACGGCTACTGCACAACGTGCTTTGTCAGTAATAGTTGTCACCGGTTCAAGAGAGTCCGGATCAATAAATTCGAGATAATCTTCTTTGCCAAGCGGTAGATGTCGTTGCCAATGTGCTCTGATAACGGCTTTAAGTTTTTCTACATCATGCTCACCTTGTTCAAATGCCGCAGCTCCGGCTCGTATGCCTGCATTAATATGCGCAGCTTGTACTCGTTCCTCTGGTGTGAGGTATGCATTACGCGAACTCATCGCGAGTCCGTCTTTTTCACGGATAAGCTCACCGCCGATGATATTTGTCGGCAAGTGTAAATCGCGTACAAGGCGGCGTATGATAGCAAGCTGCTGCCAGTCTTTTTCGCCGAATACAGCATATTCTGGGAGAGTAAGTATAAGTAGCTTAGTAACTACGGTGGATACTCCTCTAAAATGTGTAGGACGGCTGGTGGCACACAAGCCCTTTGCCAGCTGTGGCACTTCTACCCATGTTGCATGGTCTTTTGCATACATGCTTCCTGCATCGGGGATAAATAGAATGTCAGCACCAAGGTTGCGTGCTATCTGAGCATCGCCTTCGTGATCTGCCGGATACGTGGAAAGATCTTCATTTTCGCCGAACTGAGTCGGGTTAACGAAGAGCGTGACAACTAGTTTGTCTGCTTTTTCACGCGCAATCCGCATAAGATTTTTATGCCCTTCGTGAAAGTATCCCATAGTCGGGACAAGCCCAACGGTACTGCCGTCGCAGCGCCATTGGAGACAAATTTTTTGTAATTCAGAAGGTGAAGTAACTAATTGCATATCAATTTATCCAGATATATTTGACAACTTAATATACGCATCAGAATAACTTGTCTAGTTAAAAAAGGAATAATGGGAATTATAGTCATGGGTAGAGCAAGCCTCTTGCTAGTGAAAAACGTTTGTGTCACATCTGAACATGAATACTATTTTTAACAGAAGGACATAGTGGCAAATGGAAGCTTTTTTCCAAGGTAAACTTGATAATTTTTGTGCATTATATGCTGTGCTTAATGCAATGCAGCGCACTCATGGAATCAACCATTGGAGTGCTCGAAAATTATTTCATGCCGGTCTCGTCGGTTTATCAAAAAATACTGAGAGCTGGGGCAAAATTGTTTGGAACGACACTGACTACATAGCAGAAGTCCGTTCCTTTATCGAAATCATCAATGCAGAAGGAACATCCTTACAGTATACACATCCTTTCCCGGACGGAAAGGCGGGTATTGCAGAAGTGCTGGATGCTATTGGCTCGTGGAGTTCCCTTGAGTCTGATGACAGTGCATCATTGCGAGAACGATCCGGTGGGAAAGCTGTTGTGTTACAATTTAAGCGTTTTTTACCTTTTCGTGGTGCACCGCTCATAAACCATTGGACTGCTGTAAAAGAGTTTGCTGGTAATGAAATACTATTTATGGATTCTAGTCTGGAGAAAACAGCAACCTACGCGCTTCCCTCAAATGGTTTTTGCACGCATGAAGATGATTTAAAAGAAGGGCGTCTGTTTATGATTGATCCTGCGACGATCTATCTTCTGGAAGCAGGAACGTAGGGCTGTGTTGTTTTGATAATAGTTATAAGTGATTATGAGACATTTTTTAGTATACGATAGATACTAATTATTATTTGCACGGGTGCGTGCAAAATTACAATATTTTATTTTCAAACGGGTTGCACTTGTGCTAGGAGTGTTACTCTAGGCATGACATAACCAGTTATTTGTATTCTATTTTTTGTAGATGTTTCAGCGTAAATGCACCTTGGCGGTTACGCTATGCATAGGTAGATAATCTTTTAGGTATTTACCATTGGTTTGGAGAAGGCCAGAATAGTAGGTCTAATTTGGTCTTGTGTGGATGCGCCTGCGCATTTTCGTTTTTTATTTTTTTGGAGATTTTTGTGGCTAAGAACATTTATGTTGGCAACCTTGCCTGGTCTGTTGGTGATGATGATCTGCGTGATCTTTTTCAGGAATTTGGTGAAGTAATTTCAGCCCGCGTTATCGAAGATCGCGAAACCGGACGCTCCCGCGGCTTTGGTTTTGTGGAAATGGAAGATAACGGTGCGTTAGAAGCTATTGATGCTCTTAATGGTAGCGTGCATGGAGGACGTAACCTTAAGGTTAACGAAGCTCGCCCGCGCGAGCGTCGCCCTCGCTACTAAGCGATAGTTTAAAAAGCCCACTGAAAAGTGGGCTTTTTTCTTATGGGTGTGGTTTGTTAAGGGAGAAGTAGGCGCGGTGAAGAGCTTTCCCTTTTTTTGAGTTAACGACTGTGGTTAACGCTTTTTTGAAAGCAAGAACATAGCTTTGGGGAACAGCATTGTTGAAAATAAAACCCTGCTGCAACGTTGCTATGTTTTTGATGACATATAAATTGGATCTCTTTTTGCCGATGCTTGCGTAATTATACAAAATGCTGGCAACATCACCTGTTATTAGCGGTGCTCGTCCTTTTGCAAATTTTTTTACACAAGCGTGCACTGTAGACCCATAGTCAAAATTTTTTTCAGAAAATCCTAATTGTATCAGAATTTTCATAGTGCTTGATAAGCGCGCTGTAATAATTCGGCTTTGCTTAAGTTGAGCGTCGGTTATAAACCGTGCTTTATCTTTTTTATGCGCAAGTATGCCAATTTTATATGATGCAGGAAACGCGACACAACGGTACTTTTTGCATCGACTTGTTGTAAGTGATGCTGGAAAAAGACATGTCGGCGTTTTAGAATTAAAATATTTAATAGAGCGTGCCCATGGCTGAACGCGAAAATTAGGTTTAGCAATATTCATTTTATCCCATACAGCTTTTGCTAATTCAATACTGTACCCCTTAAGCACTCCTTTCTCAGGGTAAACAAGCGGTGGTACATGCTCTGTAATAAAAAGCACAGGCTCACCACAATGCGCTGGGACAGGCTGTAGTAGGAAAACTGCATAGCATAGTATGGTTGAGAGTAGCGTACTTAATCGCAGCTGCATAATGTGTCTCGTAAAATAAAATGCTGAACAATGTTCAAAAATGTTAACAATAGTAATTTTGTCGTATACATTCCCAATACTTTT
It encodes:
- the panC gene encoding pantoate--beta-alanine ligase translates to MQLVTSPSELQKICLQWRCDGSTVGLVPTMGYFHEGHKNLMRIAREKADKLVVTLFVNPTQFGENEDLSTYPADHEGDAQIARNLGADILFIPDAGSMYAKDHATWVEVPQLAKGLCATSRPTHFRGVSTVVTKLLILTLPEYAVFGEKDWQQLAIIRRLVRDLHLPTNIIGGELIREKDGLAMSSRNAYLTPEERVQAAHINAGIRAGAAAFEQGEHDVEKLKAVIRAHWQRHLPLGKEDYLEFIDPDSLEPVTTITDKARCAVAVYVGKGRLLDNWPFYL
- the metK gene encoding methionine adenosyltransferase, whose translation is MINNKGKYHFTSESVTEGHPDKVADAISDAILDTIMAQDPECRVACETLVTTGMAVIAGEISTTGYADFPTVVRDTIREIGYTNSEMGFDADTCAVISSIDKQSPDIAQGVDQTSPEEQGAGDQGMMFGYACDETPTLMPAPIYWSHKLSERLTAARKNNDLDFLRPDGKTEVSFEYIDGKPTRIDTVVISSQHKDGVSQDDIVEGIREEVIKKTLPEELIDSATRIFINTTGRFVIGGPMGDCGLTGRKIIQDTYGGMGHHGGGAFSGKDPSKVDRSAAYMGRYIAKNVVAAGLAPTCEVQIAYVIGVAEPVSVLATSFGTSEIPDEVLTKAVKDVFDLRPYGISKTLDLKRPIYKKSACYGHFGRELPEFRWEATDAVEALRTAAKI
- a CDS encoding transporter substrate-binding domain-containing protein; this translates as MQLRLSTLLSTILCYAVFLLQPVPAHCGEPVLFITEHVPPLVYPEKGVLKGYSIELAKAVWDKMNIAKPNFRVQPWARSIKYFNSKTPTCLFPASLTTSRCKKYRCVAFPASYKIGILAHKKDKARFITDAQLKQSRIITARLSSTMKILIQLGFSEKNFDYGSTVHACVKKFAKGRAPLITGDVASILYNYASIGKKRSNLYVIKNIATLQQGFIFNNAVPQSYVLAFKKALTTVVNSKKGKALHRAYFSLNKPHP
- a CDS encoding DUF502 domain-containing protein, with protein sequence MTATPKRWTRWQRLKHFLRVNLIAGFLFLAPIVVTVFILRVLLKWADNAWKWVPDFMRIPEKLGIPETGTGVLLVFIVLLCTGIFVRNYVGKRLARSIEKVILKLPGVNRFYAATNQLFISVFKSPAKEFKQVVLIEYPRPRLYALAFVTGIAVGEIQRKTKEKVLNVFVPTTPNPTSGFYLMVPQEDTIKLDLTVEDAFKILISGGILNPESPELKHKTNLTTDTSSN
- a CDS encoding RNA-binding protein codes for the protein MAKNIYVGNLAWSVGDDDLRDLFQEFGEVISARVIEDRETGRSRGFGFVEMEDNGALEAIDALNGSVHGGRNLKVNEARPRERRPRY
- a CDS encoding GGDEF domain-containing protein, whose translation is MFALRELYATFTIAAILSTCILLWLHSSKFSTNGVLYWASAMCSFSIGQLLITLRGYLPFCISFTAANNIMLLGFLLLWIGIRKFLNLSITWRIYLFGAVNIATATALLYWFTAITPSVTGRAGAVSLCALPYTIFIAHNLLTNTRQYNFTWIFGLANAFYAIVHLSHLCKLISISPLTDGHPDTWIAPYTAWAIVYLFFATVTFIMLTIEDTYKKQSAVEYNDPLTGLFNRKALRAMTLAQDASSPTEKNNLAMLALDIDCFKEINTTFGHIAGDQILQDAAAKISSVLRAEDLVFRVGGKRFLILSPSYSAEQALMLAEKIRASIAQQPYKLDSLSIPYTVSIGYTVMNTAADSMKKLLHQTNSALYTAQKHGGNRTERFIAECSMQAMKEKHTMR